The following are from one region of the Sphingomonas sp. J315 genome:
- the ilvC gene encoding ketol-acid reductoisomerase gives MRVYYDRDADLNLITGKKIAIVGYGSQGHAHAQNLRDSGVKEVAVALRAGSATAKKAEGAGFKVMSTKEAAGWADILMILAPDEHQAAIWADDIAGNMKPGAALAFAHGLNVHFGLIEPPADIDVIMIAPKGPGHTVRSEYVRGGGVPCLIAIHQDATGNAHDVALAYASGVGGGRSGIIETNFKEECETDLFGEQAVLCGGITHLIQAGFETLVEAGYAPEMAYFECLHETKLIVDLLYEGGIANMRYSISNTAEYGDIKTGPRIITDETKAEMKRVLADIQSGRFVKDFVLDNRAGQPELKASRKAAAAHPIEQVGSELRAMMPWIGANKLVDKEKN, from the coding sequence ATGCGTGTCTATTACGATCGTGACGCCGACCTGAACCTGATCACCGGCAAGAAGATCGCCATCGTCGGCTATGGCAGCCAGGGCCATGCCCATGCGCAGAATCTGCGCGACAGCGGCGTCAAGGAAGTCGCCGTCGCACTCCGCGCCGGCTCGGCGACCGCGAAGAAGGCCGAAGGCGCAGGCTTCAAGGTCATGTCGACCAAGGAAGCTGCCGGCTGGGCCGACATCCTGATGATCCTCGCCCCCGACGAGCATCAGGCCGCGATCTGGGCCGATGACATCGCCGGCAACATGAAGCCGGGCGCCGCGCTCGCCTTCGCGCATGGCCTCAACGTCCATTTCGGGCTGATCGAGCCGCCGGCGGACATCGACGTCATCATGATCGCGCCCAAGGGCCCCGGCCACACCGTGCGCAGCGAATATGTCCGCGGCGGCGGCGTCCCCTGCTTGATCGCGATCCATCAGGACGCGACCGGCAACGCGCATGACGTCGCGCTTGCCTATGCCAGCGGCGTCGGCGGTGGTCGTTCGGGCATCATCGAGACCAATTTCAAGGAAGAGTGCGAGACCGACCTGTTCGGCGAGCAGGCGGTGCTGTGCGGCGGCATCACCCACCTGATTCAGGCCGGGTTCGAAACGCTGGTCGAGGCCGGCTACGCCCCCGAAATGGCCTATTTCGAATGCCTGCACGAGACCAAGCTGATCGTCGACCTGCTCTATGAGGGCGGCATCGCCAATATGCGCTATTCGATCTCGAACACCGCCGAATATGGTGACATCAAGACCGGGCCGCGCATTATCACCGACGAGACCAAGGCCGAGATGAAGCGTGTGCTCGCCGACATCCAGTCGGGCCGCTTCGTCAAGGATTTCGTGCTCGACAACCGCGCTGGCCAGCCCGAGCTGAAGGCGAGCCGCAAGGCCGCCGCCGCACATCCGATCGAGCAGGTCGGCAGCGAATTGCGCGCGATGATGCCGTGGATCGGCGCGAACAAGCTGGTCGACAAGGAAAAGAACTGA
- a CDS encoding ParA family protein, producing the protein MRVLAMASQKGGSGKTTLSGHLAVQAQRAGHGPVVLIDIDPQGSLSDWWNERETDFPAFAQTTVARLAADLEVLRQQGFRLAVIDTPPAITMAIQSVIQVAELIVIPTRPSPHDLRAVGATVDLCDRAGKPLIFVVNAATPKAKITSEAAVALSQHGTVAPVTLHHRTDFAASMIDGRTVMEVDPNGKSAGEVTALWAYISDRLEKNFRRTVFSAPAAAATPHAAFAGRPQGGFGRRVVS; encoded by the coding sequence ATGCGCGTACTCGCGATGGCATCACAAAAGGGTGGTTCGGGCAAGACCACGCTGAGCGGGCACCTGGCGGTGCAGGCGCAGCGGGCCGGCCATGGCCCCGTCGTTCTGATCGACATCGATCCGCAAGGGTCGCTGTCCGACTGGTGGAACGAGCGTGAGACGGATTTCCCCGCCTTCGCCCAGACCACGGTCGCCCGGCTCGCCGCCGATCTCGAGGTGTTGCGACAGCAGGGCTTTCGCCTTGCCGTGATCGACACGCCGCCTGCCATCACGATGGCAATCCAGAGTGTGATCCAGGTCGCCGAACTGATCGTCATCCCAACCCGACCCTCGCCGCATGACCTGCGCGCAGTGGGCGCAACGGTCGATCTGTGCGACCGCGCGGGCAAGCCGCTGATCTTCGTGGTCAACGCAGCGACGCCCAAGGCCAAGATCACCAGCGAGGCCGCCGTCGCGCTGTCGCAGCACGGGACGGTTGCCCCGGTCACGCTGCATCACCGCACCGATTTCGCCGCGTCGATGATCGACGGGCGCACCGTCATGGAAGTGGACCCCAACGGCAAGTCGGCCGGTGAGGTGACCGCGCTCTGGGCCTATATCAGCGATCGCCTGGAGAAGAATTTCCGCCGCACCGTGTTCAGCGCGCCCGCCGCCGCTGCGACGCCGCACGCTGCCTTTGCCGGGCGTCCCCAGGGTGGCTTTGGCCGCCGGGTGGTGAGCTGA
- a CDS encoding DUF4112 domain-containing protein yields MQRTPDAFPIGRDPHSVRQRVTAMEKLLERSFTIPGTRQTVGLDALIGLIPVGGDVIAAAMGLYMMWEARNIGMSRGAMLRMAGNVGFDWLIGLIPGVGDVADFFYRSNSRNLRIIRRHLDKHHPATATIDR; encoded by the coding sequence ATGCAACGCACCCCCGACGCCTTCCCGATCGGCCGAGATCCCCATTCGGTGCGCCAGCGGGTCACCGCGATGGAGAAACTGCTCGAACGCAGCTTCACCATCCCCGGGACGCGCCAGACCGTCGGCCTCGACGCTCTGATCGGCCTGATTCCGGTCGGCGGAGACGTGATCGCGGCCGCGATGGGCCTCTACATGATGTGGGAAGCGCGCAATATCGGCATGTCGCGCGGCGCGATGCTGCGGATGGCCGGCAATGTCGGGTTCGACTGGCTGATCGGCCTGATCCCCGGGGTAGGCGACGTCGCCGACTTTTTCTACCGCTCCAACTCGCGCAATCTGCGGATCATCCGGCGGCACCTGGACAAGCATCACCCGGCGACCGCGACGATCGACCGATAG
- the miaA gene encoding tRNA (adenosine(37)-N6)-dimethylallyltransferase MiaA — protein MNPPDRPKVALIAGPTASGKSALAIALAQATGGTVINADSAQVYAELRVLSARPSPEEEAQAPHRLFGHVTGTDDYSAARWAAEAKAEIAAAQERGSLPILVGGTGMYLRTLLDGIAPVPGIDPAIRAEVRALPVAQAHALLTERDPEAAARLAAADTTRVARALEVVTATGRTLADWQRAKVGGIADQIDLAPLILLPDRAWLTERCDLRLAAMFDEGAIDEVAALLARDDIPPEAPVRKAIGVPEIAAMLAGEIGRAEALERAQAATRQYAKRQYTWLRHQPPVAWPRIHATDIINRMANFARIV, from the coding sequence ATGAACCCTCCCGACCGGCCGAAGGTCGCGCTCATTGCAGGACCGACCGCCAGCGGCAAGTCCGCTTTGGCGATCGCACTCGCCCAGGCGACCGGCGGCACCGTGATCAACGCGGATTCGGCTCAGGTTTATGCCGAATTGCGCGTGCTGAGCGCCCGGCCCTCGCCCGAAGAAGAGGCACAGGCCCCGCATCGCCTGTTCGGCCATGTCACAGGCACCGACGATTATTCCGCCGCGCGCTGGGCGGCTGAGGCCAAGGCGGAGATCGCGGCGGCGCAGGAACGCGGCAGCCTCCCCATTCTCGTCGGCGGGACCGGCATGTATCTCCGCACCCTGCTCGACGGCATCGCCCCGGTGCCCGGCATCGACCCGGCGATCCGCGCCGAGGTCCGCGCTTTGCCCGTCGCGCAGGCTCACGCCCTGCTGACCGAACGCGACCCCGAAGCTGCCGCGCGCCTCGCCGCCGCCGACACCACCCGCGTCGCCCGCGCGCTGGAGGTGGTCACCGCCACTGGCCGCACGCTGGCCGACTGGCAGCGCGCGAAAGTGGGTGGGATCGCTGACCAGATCGACCTCGCCCCGCTGATCCTTCTTCCCGACCGCGCATGGCTGACCGAGCGCTGCGACCTCCGCCTCGCCGCGATGTTCGACGAGGGCGCGATCGACGAGGTCGCCGCGCTGCTCGCTCGTGACGACATTCCGCCCGAGGCTCCGGTGCGAAAGGCAATCGGCGTGCCGGAGATCGCCGCGATGCTCGCCGGGGAAATCGGGCGCGCAGAGGCACTTGAGCGTGCGCAGGCGGCAACGCGGCAATATGCCAAGCGGCAATATACCTGGTTGCGGCACCAGCCGCCGGTCGCCTGGCCGCGCATTCACGCGACAGATATTATCAATCGAATGGCTAATTTCGCACGAATCGTATAA
- the serB gene encoding phosphoserine phosphatase SerB — protein sequence MFVATLIADGGLDDALLADMAHQFDMDCVAGKVLSADLTDPGRAADLVFQPSSDFSISDCALLADSIREMAGSIAKSGFGCDLSLDVIVQPNSTREKRLIVADMDSTMITVECIDELADYAGIKAQIAEVTEAAMRGELDFAEALDARVALLKGLGADAIDRCLAERVRLMPGARTLVQTMRARGATAILVSGGFTRFAQPVGAQIGFDRVIANELLIEDDALTGAVTKPIVDSSTKEVTLLGAMAELGLDASATMAVGDGANDLAMIRQAGLGVAYHAKPVVAAAAGARIDHGDLTALLYAQGIARSEWVEG from the coding sequence ATGTTCGTCGCCACTTTGATTGCTGATGGTGGGCTGGATGACGCGCTTCTAGCGGACATGGCGCATCAGTTCGACATGGACTGTGTTGCCGGCAAAGTCCTGAGCGCCGATTTGACGGACCCCGGCCGTGCCGCCGATTTGGTTTTTCAACCATCCTCCGATTTCAGTATCTCGGATTGCGCTCTCCTTGCCGACAGCATTCGCGAGATGGCGGGATCAATCGCGAAATCCGGCTTTGGCTGCGACCTGTCTCTCGATGTCATTGTTCAGCCCAATTCTACGCGCGAGAAAAGGCTGATCGTCGCCGATATGGATTCGACGATGATCACCGTCGAATGCATCGACGAGCTGGCCGATTATGCCGGGATCAAGGCGCAGATCGCCGAGGTCACGGAGGCGGCGATGCGCGGCGAGCTGGACTTTGCCGAGGCGCTGGATGCGCGGGTGGCGCTGCTCAAGGGGCTGGGCGCCGACGCGATCGACCGCTGTCTGGCGGAGCGGGTGCGGTTGATGCCCGGCGCGCGGACTCTGGTGCAGACGATGAGGGCTCGCGGGGCGACCGCGATCCTGGTGTCGGGTGGCTTTACGCGCTTTGCGCAGCCGGTGGGAGCGCAGATCGGGTTCGATCGCGTGATCGCCAATGAATTGCTGATTGAAGACGACGCGCTGACCGGCGCGGTGACCAAGCCGATTGTCGATTCATCGACCAAGGAAGTGACGCTGCTGGGCGCGATGGCGGAGCTGGGGCTGGACGCTTCCGCGACGATGGCGGTCGGAGATGGCGCGAATGACCTTGCGATGATCCGTCAGGCGGGGCTGGGGGTCGCCTATCATGCCAAGCCGGTCGTTGCCGCGGCTGCGGGCGCGCGGATCGACCATGGGGATTTGACGGCGTTGCTGTACGCGCAGGGTATTGCGCGGAGCGAGTGGGTCGAGGGCTGA
- a CDS encoding acetolactate synthase 3 large subunit, with product MAEKSGADILIEALVDLGVEVVFGYPGGAVLPIYDAIFKQKKIRHILVRHEQAATHAAEGYARSTGKPGVVLVTSGPGATNAVTGITDALMDSIPMVVITGQVPTHLIGSDAFQEADTVGITRHCTKHNYLVKDPAHLGAVVHEAFHIATSGRPGPVVIDIPKDVQIATARYSKPGPIQHKTYRPQVKADKALIDAAVEMLAAAERPIFYTGGGVINSGPGASQLLRELAKITGAPVTSTLMGLGAFPASSDQWLGMLGMHGTYEANYAMNQADLIVAVGARFDDRVTGRLDAFAPHAKKIHIDIDRSSMNKTVRVDLPIVADVGHALEDMLRIWKARQHPKPDLSEWWRRIEGWRAVKCLDFPEEGPGIDANTIMPQRAIRALWEATRDQAPIITTEVGQHQMWAAQHFHFEAPNKWLTSGGLGTMGYGLPAAIGAQLGNPNALVIDIAGEASIQMNIQELATATQYRLPVKIFILNNEYMGMVRQWQELTYSSRYSESYSDSLPDFVKLAVAYGWKGILIEHRSDLESGIQDMLAYDGPVIVDCRVAKLANCFPMIPSGAAHTDMLLQAAEVSGEMDDEAKALV from the coding sequence GTGGCCGAGAAAAGCGGAGCAGACATTCTGATCGAGGCGCTGGTCGACCTCGGTGTGGAGGTCGTGTTCGGCTATCCCGGCGGCGCGGTGCTCCCGATCTATGACGCGATCTTCAAGCAGAAGAAGATCCGCCACATCCTCGTCCGCCACGAACAGGCGGCGACCCATGCGGCGGAGGGCTATGCCCGATCGACCGGCAAGCCCGGCGTTGTCCTCGTCACCTCCGGCCCCGGCGCGACCAATGCGGTCACCGGCATCACCGACGCGTTGATGGATTCGATCCCGATGGTCGTCATCACCGGCCAGGTCCCGACGCACCTGATCGGCAGCGACGCTTTTCAGGAGGCGGACACGGTCGGCATCACTCGCCACTGTACCAAGCATAATTATCTGGTGAAGGACCCCGCGCATCTTGGCGCGGTCGTCCATGAGGCATTCCATATCGCGACCTCGGGCCGCCCCGGTCCGGTCGTTATCGACATCCCCAAGGACGTCCAGATCGCGACCGCGCGCTACAGCAAGCCCGGCCCGATCCAGCACAAGACCTATCGTCCGCAGGTCAAGGCCGACAAGGCGCTGATCGACGCGGCGGTCGAGATGCTGGCGGCGGCGGAGCGGCCGATCTTCTACACCGGCGGCGGCGTCATCAACTCGGGTCCCGGCGCGTCGCAGCTGCTGCGCGAACTGGCGAAGATCACCGGTGCGCCGGTCACCTCGACGCTGATGGGCCTGGGTGCCTTTCCCGCCTCGTCCGACCAGTGGCTCGGCATGCTCGGCATGCACGGCACCTATGAAGCCAATTACGCGATGAATCAGGCCGACCTGATCGTCGCGGTCGGCGCGCGGTTCGACGATCGCGTCACCGGGCGGCTTGACGCCTTCGCGCCGCACGCGAAGAAGATCCATATCGATATCGACCGCTCGTCGATGAACAAGACCGTCCGGGTCGACCTGCCGATCGTCGCCGATGTCGGCCACGCGCTCGAGGACATGCTGCGCATCTGGAAGGCGCGCCAGCATCCCAAGCCCGATTTGTCCGAATGGTGGCGGCGGATCGAGGGGTGGCGCGCGGTCAAGTGCCTCGACTTCCCCGAGGAAGGTCCGGGCATCGATGCGAACACGATCATGCCGCAACGCGCGATCCGCGCGCTGTGGGAGGCGACGCGCGATCAGGCCCCGATCATCACGACCGAGGTCGGCCAGCACCAGATGTGGGCGGCGCAGCACTTCCATTTCGAAGCGCCCAATAAGTGGCTGACCAGCGGCGGCCTCGGCACGATGGGCTATGGCCTGCCCGCCGCAATCGGCGCGCAATTGGGCAACCCCAACGCGCTGGTGATCGACATCGCCGGCGAGGCGTCGATCCAGATGAACATCCAGGAGCTGGCGACGGCGACCCAGTATCGCCTGCCGGTCAAGATCTTCATCCTCAACAACGAATATATGGGAATGGTCCGCCAGTGGCAGGAACTGACCTATTCCAGCCGCTATTCGGAAAGCTACAGCGACTCGCTGCCCGATTTCGTGAAGCTCGCCGTAGCCTATGGCTGGAAGGGCATTCTGATCGAGCACCGCAGCGATCTGGAAAGCGGTATTCAGGACATGCTGGCGTATGACGGGCCGGTGATCGTCGACTGCCGCGTGGCCAAGCTCGCCAACTGCTTCCCGATGATCCCGTCGGGCGCCGCCCATACCGACATGCTCCTCCAGGCCGCCGAAGTCTCCGGTGAAATGGACGACGAAGCCAAGGCGCTGGTCTAA
- the ilvN gene encoding acetolactate synthase small subunit, with product MHIKEEKAERHTLAIIVDNEPGILARIAGLFTARGYNIESLTVSEITDDKSVSRITIVTSASPHVLEQIVAQLDRLVPVHKVHDLTAEGDHVERELALVKVAGTGDHRIEALRLSEVYRARVVDATISSFVFEVTGTTEKIDKFIELMSEVGLIEVARTGIVAISRGREAA from the coding sequence ATGCACATCAAGGAAGAAAAGGCCGAGCGGCACACGCTCGCCATCATCGTCGACAACGAACCGGGCATCCTCGCCCGGATCGCCGGCCTGTTCACCGCGCGCGGCTATAATATCGAAAGCCTGACGGTGAGCGAGATCACCGACGACAAGTCGGTCAGCCGGATCACCATCGTCACCAGCGCCAGCCCGCACGTGCTGGAGCAGATCGTGGCGCAGCTGGATCGCCTCGTGCCGGTCCACAAGGTCCACGACCTCACCGCCGAGGGCGACCATGTCGAGCGCGAGCTGGCACTGGTCAAGGTCGCGGGCACCGGCGACCACCGGATCGAGGCGCTGCGCTTGTCCGAAGTCTATCGCGCCCGCGTGGTAGATGCGACCATCTCGAGCTTCGTGTTCGAAGTCACCGGGACCACCGAAAAGATCGACAAGTTCATCGAACTGATGAGCGAAGTCGGCCTGATCGAGGTCGCTCGCACCGGCATTGTCGCCATCTCGCGTGGGCGTGAGGCGGCCTGA
- a CDS encoding ABC transporter substrate-binding protein, with protein MRSPALPFAVALALIAGGCERRPDDVAVVVSTIGGAAELSDPAKGELDFSQRVVLSATAQGLVRFDANGGIEPGIAERWIVTDGGRSYIFRLRDAEWDDGEPITAADVVASMRATIGPRARSSIAPFVAVIDEVVEMTPQVVEVRLKSARTDLLKLFAQPEFAILRRPRLAGTGPFHIAESGDTSLLLRPNRGPSLDPEAGEDEPDPADNVRLRGERAALALIRFARRESDLILGGSFRDWPLLSHADIAPANLRVDPAVGLFGIAIVSDKGFTADAINREALAMAIDRVALTAVFRPEWQPVETVLPAQFDSAAPPAAPAWVNQPLEERVNAARNRVAAWRSANPDAPLTIRIAMTRSPGTKLLWNRVARDLRTIGLTPAWVNEREDADLRVIDSVAPYDSGRWYLVTACRNCPDDLASVIEAARDAPTLGERARRIAEADLALTAAHRYIPIAQPLRWSVAALRLSAFQTNPRAWHPLTHLREP; from the coding sequence ATGCGCTCCCCCGCCCTGCCCTTCGCCGTTGCGCTCGCGCTGATCGCAGGCGGCTGCGAGCGCCGACCCGACGATGTCGCCGTGGTGGTCAGCACGATCGGCGGCGCGGCGGAACTGTCGGACCCTGCAAAGGGCGAACTCGATTTCTCTCAGCGCGTCGTGCTGAGCGCGACCGCACAGGGGCTGGTGCGCTTCGACGCCAATGGCGGGATCGAGCCGGGCATCGCCGAACGCTGGATCGTCACCGATGGCGGGCGCAGCTACATCTTTCGCCTGCGCGACGCCGAATGGGATGACGGAGAACCGATCACTGCGGCCGATGTCGTCGCCAGTATGCGCGCCACGATCGGCCCCCGCGCGCGCTCCTCGATCGCCCCTTTTGTCGCCGTGATCGACGAGGTGGTCGAGATGACACCGCAGGTGGTAGAGGTCCGGCTGAAAAGCGCCCGCACCGACCTGCTCAAGCTGTTCGCCCAGCCTGAATTCGCGATCCTGCGTCGCCCGCGCCTTGCCGGAACGGGACCGTTTCACATCGCCGAGAGCGGTGACACTTCCCTTTTGCTGCGTCCCAATCGCGGCCCCAGCCTCGATCCCGAGGCTGGGGAGGATGAGCCAGATCCCGCCGACAATGTCCGGCTGCGCGGCGAGCGTGCCGCACTCGCGCTTATCCGCTTCGCGCGGCGCGAATCCGACCTGATTCTCGGTGGCAGCTTCCGCGACTGGCCATTGCTCTCCCATGCCGATATTGCCCCGGCGAACTTGCGGGTCGACCCTGCGGTCGGGCTGTTCGGCATCGCGATCGTGTCAGACAAGGGCTTTACCGCCGATGCGATAAATCGCGAGGCGCTGGCGATGGCGATCGACCGTGTCGCGCTGACCGCCGTGTTTCGACCCGAATGGCAGCCGGTGGAGACGGTGCTTCCCGCCCAGTTCGACTCCGCCGCCCCTCCAGCGGCACCGGCCTGGGTGAACCAGCCACTGGAAGAACGGGTGAACGCTGCCCGCAACCGCGTTGCAGCGTGGCGTTCAGCTAATCCGGACGCGCCCCTGACGATCCGCATTGCAATGACCCGGAGTCCTGGCACCAAATTGCTGTGGAACCGCGTCGCCCGCGATCTACGCACAATCGGGCTAACGCCCGCATGGGTGAACGAACGCGAGGACGCCGACCTGCGCGTTATCGACAGCGTTGCCCCCTATGACAGCGGGCGCTGGTATCTGGTCACCGCCTGCCGAAACTGCCCCGACGATCTGGCTTCCGTGATCGAAGCAGCACGCGACGCTCCGACGCTTGGGGAGCGCGCCCGCCGCATCGCGGAGGCCGACCTCGCGCTCACCGCCGCGCATCGCTATATCCCGATCGCACAACCGCTGCGCTGGTCGGTTGCGGCGCTCAGGCTCAGCGCGTTCCAGACGAACCCGCGCGCCTGGCATCCGCTGACCCATCTGCGCGAGCCCTAG
- a CDS encoding SPOR domain-containing protein, whose product MRHFIWTATLVGALLAAPALALGQADVKAGVEAWQRGDYRAAVAQWRGPAVAGDADAQFNMGQAYKLGRGVPADLAQAEEWYRKAALQGHPQAEENYGLALFENGKRLQAVEWLEKASARGEPRAQYVLGTMFFNGDAVTKDWVRAYALTVRAAAQGLPQASAAQAQMDGYISLQDRQKGLELARAYERDAGRPSVAVIQPPRGNQPPATVGRTQLPPSAAYQPREAIPAPTPTQSTETRPAPPIVRPAPKPTPKPTPPAPVATAAIRDGGWKLQLGAFGEPGNAQKLWSQVGGRFPGRKVSYVKSGRLTKVLVGPFASSAEASAACRGLSPCVPVRE is encoded by the coding sequence ATGAGGCACTTCATCTGGACGGCGACGCTGGTCGGCGCGCTTCTGGCTGCTCCGGCGCTGGCGCTTGGTCAGGCCGATGTGAAAGCGGGGGTCGAGGCGTGGCAGCGCGGCGATTATCGCGCTGCGGTGGCGCAATGGCGCGGCCCAGCCGTCGCGGGCGACGCCGATGCGCAGTTCAACATGGGCCAGGCGTACAAGCTCGGCCGCGGCGTCCCCGCCGACCTCGCTCAGGCCGAGGAATGGTATCGCAAGGCAGCACTCCAGGGACATCCCCAGGCCGAGGAGAATTACGGCCTCGCGCTGTTCGAAAACGGCAAGCGGCTTCAGGCAGTCGAATGGCTCGAAAAGGCGTCGGCGCGCGGTGAACCGCGCGCGCAATATGTATTGGGGACGATGTTCTTCAACGGCGACGCCGTGACCAAGGACTGGGTGCGCGCCTACGCCCTCACCGTCCGGGCGGCCGCACAGGGTCTGCCTCAGGCATCTGCGGCTCAGGCACAGATGGACGGCTATATCTCGCTGCAGGACCGGCAAAAGGGGCTGGAACTCGCGCGCGCCTATGAGCGCGACGCTGGACGTCCCAGCGTCGCCGTGATCCAGCCGCCGCGCGGCAACCAGCCGCCCGCAACCGTCGGCCGCACCCAGTTGCCGCCCTCGGCGGCCTATCAGCCGCGTGAGGCGATCCCGGCACCGACCCCGACGCAGAGCACAGAGACACGCCCTGCACCACCGATCGTCCGGCCCGCCCCAAAGCCGACGCCGAAGCCGACACCACCCGCCCCTGTCGCCACCGCGGCGATCCGCGATGGCGGCTGGAAACTCCAACTCGGTGCGTTTGGCGAGCCGGGGAATGCCCAGAAGCTGTGGTCGCAGGTCGGCGGCCGCTTCCCGGGCCGCAAGGTTTCCTACGTGAAGTCGGGCCGCCTGACCAAGGTGCTGGTCGGCCCCTTCGCCTCCAGTGCCGAAGCCAGCGCGGCGTGTCGCGGACTAAGCCCCTGCGTGCCGGTGCGGGAGTAG
- a CDS encoding SPOR domain-containing protein, protein MNLRRILTVSVSALVLGAPIVGGPTLIGGLAVASGGVETADLRRAAKEAAAATKALKKGEGQKAVTHAEAAVTLDPRNGEYRKLLGEAYLFAGRFISAAQALNEALSLDPANGRTALNLALAQIATGEWDVARQTLAMHSATIPASDRGLAMALAGDPAGAVGLLMEIARQPGADAKTRQNLALSLALAGQWQQARAIAALDLSPDQVDGRIMQWASFARPQNAYDQVAALLGVTPIADNGQPERLALAQSMTSAVAAARVADPVDTYMPGPAPVEAVAAVAATAVDVAATDVAQGPSITAPSGQQVVFGPRQEIVQAIPTRAVRAETSVASVGAIKPVRADVPSVQRFAKGSWYVQLGAYDSVGVARDAWGRLVKRTPQLKGLTPASASVSTRAGAFQRLSVGGLARADADALCRDVRSDGGNCFVRSAAGDKPASWVRSASR, encoded by the coding sequence ATGAACCTTCGCCGCATTTTGACCGTATCGGTCTCCGCATTGGTGCTGGGCGCACCGATCGTCGGTGGCCCGACGCTGATCGGCGGGCTTGCCGTCGCCAGCGGCGGGGTCGAGACCGCCGACCTTCGCCGCGCCGCCAAGGAAGCCGCCGCCGCCACCAAGGCTCTGAAAAAGGGCGAAGGACAGAAGGCGGTGACGCATGCCGAAGCGGCAGTCACGCTCGACCCGCGCAACGGCGAGTATCGCAAGCTGCTGGGTGAAGCCTATTTGTTCGCGGGCCGCTTCATCTCGGCGGCGCAGGCGCTGAACGAGGCGCTGTCGCTCGATCCGGCCAATGGCCGCACCGCGCTCAACCTTGCGCTGGCACAGATTGCGACGGGCGAGTGGGACGTGGCGCGCCAGACGCTGGCAATGCACAGCGCGACGATCCCGGCGAGCGATCGCGGACTTGCGATGGCGCTGGCGGGCGATCCTGCGGGTGCGGTCGGTCTGCTGATGGAAATCGCGCGTCAGCCCGGTGCCGACGCCAAGACGCGCCAGAATCTCGCGCTCAGCCTCGCGCTGGCGGGACAGTGGCAGCAGGCGCGCGCGATTGCGGCGCTCGACCTGTCGCCCGATCAGGTCGACGGGCGGATCATGCAATGGGCGAGCTTTGCGCGTCCGCAGAATGCGTACGATCAGGTGGCGGCGCTGCTTGGCGTCACCCCGATTGCCGATAATGGCCAGCCCGAGCGGCTGGCGCTCGCCCAGTCGATGACCAGCGCTGTTGCGGCGGCGCGCGTCGCCGATCCGGTCGATACCTATATGCCCGGCCCTGCGCCGGTCGAGGCCGTGGCCGCGGTCGCTGCCACCGCGGTTGACGTGGCCGCAACCGATGTCGCTCAGGGCCCGTCGATCACCGCGCCGAGCGGCCAGCAGGTCGTCTTTGGCCCGCGTCAGGAGATTGTTCAGGCAATCCCGACCCGCGCAGTGCGTGCCGAGACCTCGGTCGCCAGCGTCGGCGCGATCAAGCCGGTTCGGGCCGACGTGCCATCGGTCCAGCGCTTCGCCAAGGGGAGCTGGTATGTCCAGCTCGGTGCCTATGACAGCGTCGGCGTGGCGCGGGATGCGTGGGGCCGCCTGGTCAAGCGCACGCCGCAACTCAAGGGTCTGACCCCCGCGAGCGCCAGCGTTTCGACCAGGGCGGGTGCGTTCCAGCGTCTGTCGGTGGGCGGGCTCGCTCGCGCCGATGCCGATGCGCTGTGCCGTGACGTGCGCAGCGATGGCGGGAACTGCTTCGTGCGCAGTGCAGCCGGGGACAAGCCGGCGAGCTGGGTGCGCAGCGCTTCGCGCTGA
- a CDS encoding DUF1476 domain-containing protein: MTTFDDRERAFEAKFARDEEMAFRVTARRNRLLGQWAAAQMALTPEETDAYAKAVVQADFEESGDEDVIRKLMGDLTAAGIEVDDAVVRKAVEEMTVEARRQLIEAQ, encoded by the coding sequence ATGACGACCTTCGATGATCGCGAGCGCGCGTTCGAGGCTAAATTTGCCCGGGACGAGGAAATGGCGTTCCGCGTGACAGCGCGCCGCAACCGCCTGCTTGGGCAGTGGGCGGCGGCGCAGATGGCGCTGACCCCCGAAGAGACCGACGCCTATGCCAAGGCGGTCGTCCAGGCCGATTTCGAGGAATCGGGAGACGAGGACGTGATACGCAAGCTGATGGGCGATCTCACTGCTGCAGGCATCGAAGTCGACGACGCCGTGGTGCGAAAGGCGGTCGAGGAGATGACCGTCGAGGCGCGCCGCCAGTTGATCGAGGCGCAGTAA